The genomic region GACTTCAATCAACTTCCGCACATTAAACGGTGATCTTGTGTCAGGCGCTGTGATAAGTGATGGAgagtcaaagaaaggcaaaaacagcccttgactcaaggagcttccattctaatgggggaagccatgtataaataaaataagtatataCTAGTATATTTACAGAGCAGCTAGAAGGCAGCCTTAGAGGGGAAGGCCCTAGAAGCCGGTGGAATAAATGAACAAGAAACaattattaggtgcttactatgtacaaatcACTGTGATTTTGGGGATACGCATAGAAAAGGAAGATCGCCCTTGCTATCAAGTAGCTTACGTTCTGACCGGGGAGACAACGCTTAATGATTTCAGCTTCGAGTCTTGAATGGGATGGGGAGAAGCCCCCTGAAGAAGCAGGTCCAGTCTTTAAGGCAACCAGGGACATCCCTATTAATCTTTGTGATTATAgctaatagggaaccactggagtttattgaatagcagAGTTAATCATGGTTaatgattaattaaaataatcactttggaagctgtgtggactggagtgggggtagggagggaaaggcAGTGAGACCAGTGAGGATCAATATCTGTGATACAGGCCTGAACGAGAATGGTGTTTATGTATTGAGGAAAGTGAACATGACAACATTTGGCAACTAAGTAGATATGTGAGGTGACTGTGAAGTTAAAGATGACCCCAAGCTTGTAAACAGGTAACTGCAAAGACCATTATGTCCTTGACATAAATAAGAAGGTTAAAAAGGGATAGGTTTGAGCTAAACACCAATGACCTCTAATATGAAtatgttgagttcaagatgttTAAGATGGAagcatccaatttgaaatgtgcAATAAGCAACTGATGACCTAAGTTCTGGTCTGAAAGGTCATTCAAGTAAGCTCCtttttacctccagaatcaaaccTAAACTCCtctgttggcatttaaagcccttcacagcctggttACAATTTACCTCTCTAACCTTACTATATATTACTCCTCTTCACACACTTTTTGATACAGCAAAAATGGTGGCTTTCTTGACATCCCTCACACACAACTTTCAGCACCTCCCCTTCTGCACCTTTGCCTAGGCTcttcttcatgcctggaatacactcccttctcACCACAATATTCAATACAAATGCCACCTTTTGGCTGAGATCCTTGCTGATTTTCCTCACTCCCTTAGCATCTCCCCCATTACCtcgtatttattttatatatcctTATTTTCTATAAACTGGTATGTGCACTTATTTTCTcttagaagagaaggcaggggctgtccagtttttgcctttgtatctccagaacctagCATGGTTGCCTGGCCCATATGATAGGTGCTCAATACACTCTTGTGGGAtgattgcaaactttaaaatgttctCTCCATTTCAGCTATTATTACTTACAGATCTGCTCAAATGACTGCTCAAAAAAATGTCAGTTTGAAATTACAAAtcacttgtgtgaccctaggtctGTTCCCGTGTCTCCGCAAAACCTTCTTGGCTGCCCCTTACTGCAAATTGAATTGTTTTAAATTCCTGACTTCTTGTGTGACCCCCTGCCAAGTAATTTCATctctccttagtttcctcatgtgtttgaaaaaaaaaaattaaaggggccTGACTtgagttcccttccatctctaaatctgcgGTCTTTCCAGGCACCGGCTCCTCTTCACCCTCCCCCACGTTCTACCGGAGACTCGGGCAAAGGCCGGCCTAGAGAGGGGTCCAGAGGGCGCGAGACAAGGAGGGAAAGGCGGAGCAGAGCTCGGGCGAGCGTGGACCTTGGCCGGGGGCTGCGGAACCCAATACAGCCATGGCTCCTCTGCGCTTCGCAGCCAACCTGTCGTGGTTGTTCACGGAGCAGGGCCCAGCGCTGAGCGCTCGCCTCGAAGCCGCAGCCCGGGCTGGCTTCAAGGTGGCCGAGGTGGCCTGGCCGTACGCCGAGCCCGCGGCGCAGCTGGCGGCGGCGGCGCGGGAAGCCGAGCTGCAGCTGGTGTTGCTCAACACTCCGCCGGGGGCCACGGACCTCGGCGAGCTGGGGCTGGGCGCCGTGCCCGGGCGCCAGGACGCCTTCCGCGAGGGGCTGGAGCTGGCGGTCGCATACGCGCGGGAGCTCGGCTGCCCCCAGGTGCACCTGATGGCCGGCCGCGTCCCGCAGGGCGCTGAGCGCGCCGCAGTGGCCCGGGACATGGAGGCCGTGTTCGTGGAGAATCTGCGGCACGCCGCCGACGTGCTGGCCCGCGAGAACCTCGTGGGGCTCGTGGAGCCCATCAACAGTCGGCTTACGGACCCGCGCTACTTCCTGGACACTCCCGAGCAGGCAGCGGCCATCCTGCGCCGGGTGGACCGGCCCAACCTGCGGCTGCAGCTGGACATGTTCCACTGGCAGATCATGGGTGGGAACCTGACTGCCAATATCCGTACCTTCCTGCCCCTGATCGGGCATGTGCAGGTGGCCCAAGTCCCCGACCGCGGCGAGCCTGACAGCCCCGGAGAGCTCAACTTCCCCTACTTGTTCCAGCTGTTGGAGGAGCTGGGCTACACAGGCTACGTGGGCTGCGAGTACCGGCCCCGAGGGGACACCAATGAAGGTCTTGGCTGGCTGCGGGCCTATTGGGAGAGCCGGGGCGGGCAATGCTGAGAGCCTTGCAGATGACCCAGGTTATCAATGACCCTTCCATCTCCTACCTGCCCTACCACCCTACCCCCTAAGAAAGACACTACCCCACAAAACATATGTATGCGTCATCTCTTCTGAAAGAATGTTAAACTCCTCGATAACTGTTAATCTTAGTATCCCCTGTGCCCAGCCATGTGTGTGGCCTAATAAATACTGTTTGATTTGAAGAGCTTTTATAAAGCCTCTTAGCCAtctagaatcttagaattttagGGCTGGAGGGATCATAGAAAGGCCAGCCCCCTAACAGGTCCAGAATCAGAAATCATCTTCCAATCCAGTATCCCTTCAGCTGGAATTTCGAGAACTCAGGACTCCTAGGCCCAAGGGCAGTGATTTACAAATGCAAGGGGTACTACAGTGATTTACAAAACTTCAAGGGAAGGAGAGTGCTTTTTCTCCTAACTGCTCACTGTGGCTGAGCAGGAGTGGCTCTTCTTCAGGAGCTTGGAGAAGACTAACTGAATGAAGCTGCTGCTTGCTTCCTTGTAGGTGTCAGCAATCTAGGAGCTTGGTTGGATTTGTCCTCTTTCCCACACAGATTCAGGCTCTCTCTTATGGCATGACTTAGCTAATTATTTTGTCCTGTGGGTATGAATACTTTGCCCTACATTCTTTAGGCTACCTACTTACTCCACTACTGTGCAATCCCTGTACTGTTTTCAACCATGTTGACAGATTGTTGATCCTGTCCTGGGGTTGGGAAGCATTGACTGCCATGGAGAGGTCCATTCCTGGTTTGGATATTTGAAATTCTATTTCCAATGATTGAGGAATATCCACCTACCTAATTTTAGATTCTGTCTAGATCTCTACTAGAGTGAAGAATAAAAGGATAATGATGTACAGCTTACAGTCCTGTATGTAGGGAGCTTTGAACATTTCTACAAGCTAACTAATTTCAAAAGGCTCTTTTCTCCTTTATCAGCTTTGCTATCTAAGCATTTGCCTTTTCAAGAAAAAGCAGCACAAAACACCAGAAAATGATGGATACTCCTTGCATGGCTGAGACTTGGGTACAcccatttaaatttaattttctgatTCCTGAATAATCATCCCTGAAGCACTTTCtgtattttccctttcctctactACCAGAACTTCTGCATCCTACAGTCCCTATCCAGGTGCATTCCTTATGAAGTCTGGCCTGCCTGGATGCTGTTGTCCTTCATGTCCCACGTGTATAAAAAATTTTGAGGAAGTTGGAGCACTTGCCATGATCTTGCTGCAGTACTTCACATAGCCTCCCAGTAACCCTAGGACCATTTATAATACAGGCATATTTGATACTTaggtcccttccatcccttaGAGCTCTTTGGTCAGGAACAAAGAGCAGCAGGGCACAGGGAAGGCAGCACTTACCTTGATGACAGAACTAAGCTTGAGATCTATTTCTGtaatttactagctctgtaacttGGAAAAATTCACAACTTCACATCAGGAAACCAGGatatttgtcctttcttcttcatGGGTATTGTCAGGATCCAATCAAATAAATGTGAGAGTGTTTTTGCCAATAGTACATGCTATTAGAAAAGCAGCAGCAGATATGCTTCTCACAGCTATGAATTTGGGATGGATTCCCAACCAAAAAGGGGGTGTGtcaattacaaaagacaaaagaaataattctGATTTTGTAAGATTGAAAAGCTTTTTGTACACCCAATTAGCAcataggataagaagagaagtaattgactgggggtggggaacggGGAATCTTTATTTCAAATATCTCCATTAAGATTTTGgtgaacaaaatataaacagaccaCTAACATATGTATAACCAAAAGACATTCCCAAGAGAtcactagttaaaaaaaaatggaaaagtagttcccaaaagaattgcaaactatgaACAAGCACATGTTAAGAAAAATCTGAGCTTAACCTCAtgcccagcaaattggcaaagataacaaaagaaggGAATAGTCAAAGTTGGGAAGCCTGTGGAAAGAAAAGCACGCTGAGGCATTCGTTGCTGGCAAAACTGTGAAGCCATGAAGTGGAACAAttattctggggaacaatttgtaattatgcaaataaaaggCTAATATGTCCAAACCACTGAACCCAGAGTTTCCACTGCTGGGCAATATATGTCAATAAAGACTGACCCCCCAAAAAGGGCTCCAAATACACCCAAATATTTTTAGCATCATTTTTTTGTGTAGCAACGACTTCGAAACAAAGGAGATGTCCACTCATTAGGGAATTTGGCTAgtcaaactgtggtacatgaatgcaatggagtaTTATCGTGCTGAAAATTACAATTAgcatgaagaatacagaaaaagCATGGAAAAGCTGatgatatgaactgatacaaagtgaagaacCAGGAATACAATATTGcaatgactgcaacaatgtaaatggaaagaacaactacaaAGCAAGGCCCCAAAGAGATTTAAGGCACTTTCTCTACTCTTTTCCAGAAGCCTGGGTCCATAGTTATGGAATATTACATTGTGACGATTAAAAAGATTTGAGAgagatagtttctgggtaatttaacaattttattaataaggccagcaggtcaataataaaaggatggtcatttagCCCTCTCTCTCAGACCAACGACAATCGTGGT from Trichosurus vulpecula isolate mTriVul1 chromosome 8, mTriVul1.pri, whole genome shotgun sequence harbors:
- the HYI gene encoding putative hydroxypyruvate isomerase codes for the protein MAPLRFAANLSWLFTEQGPALSARLEAAARAGFKVAEVAWPYAEPAAQLAAAAREAELQLVLLNTPPGATDLGELGLGAVPGRQDAFREGLELAVAYARELGCPQVHLMAGRVPQGAERAAVARDMEAVFVENLRHAADVLARENLVGLVEPINSRLTDPRYFLDTPEQAAAILRRVDRPNLRLQLDMFHWQIMGGNLTANIRTFLPLIGHVQVAQVPDRGEPDSPGELNFPYLFQLLEELGYTGYVGCEYRPRGDTNEGLGWLRAYWESRGGQC